One Nostoc punctiforme PCC 73102 DNA window includes the following coding sequences:
- a CDS encoding UDP-N-acetylmuramoyl-L-alanyl-D-glutamate--2,6-diaminopimelate ligase: MKLRELLTAVDSVEQLASHPTLEDVEVRGLKTNSHACGVGDLFIGMPGTRVDGGEFWQSAIASGAVAAIVSPEAAQKNPPTNEAVVISASNITQACAQIASAFYGYPGQKLKLVGVTGTNGKTTTTHIIEFLLIKANLATALMGTLYTRWAGFEQTAAHTTPFAVELQQQLAEAVNAGSEFGVMEVSSHALAQGRVLGCQFEVAVFSNLTQDHLDYHRDMEDYFAAKALLFSPDYLKGRAIINADDSYGKRLIASLDSERVWSYSVNDNSADLWMSDLSYEPNGVSGILHTPKGDVAFRSPLVGQYNLENLLAAVGAALHLGLDLQLVASVIPEFPGVPGRMERVQINSDQDISVIVDYAHTPDSLENLLKAARPFIPGKVICVFGCGGDRDRTKRPIMGRIAAELADVAVVTSDNPRTENPERILEDVLAGIAQTVKPMVICDRATAIRTAILQAQPGDGVLLAGKGHEDYQILGTEKIHFDDREHARDALQQRLNSQA, from the coding sequence ATGAAATTGCGGGAATTACTAACGGCGGTAGACAGTGTTGAACAATTGGCTAGTCATCCGACTTTGGAGGATGTGGAAGTTAGGGGTTTGAAGACCAATTCCCATGCTTGTGGTGTGGGAGATTTGTTTATTGGGATGCCAGGAACGCGGGTTGATGGTGGGGAATTTTGGCAAAGTGCGATCGCATCGGGGGCTGTGGCTGCGATCGTTTCTCCCGAAGCTGCACAAAAAAATCCCCCCACAAATGAGGCTGTGGTCATCAGTGCAAGTAACATAACTCAAGCTTGTGCCCAGATAGCTAGTGCTTTTTATGGTTATCCAGGGCAAAAACTCAAGCTGGTAGGCGTGACTGGTACCAATGGCAAAACTACAACTACCCATATTATTGAATTTCTTCTGATCAAAGCTAATCTCGCCACAGCTTTGATGGGAACTCTCTACACTCGTTGGGCAGGTTTTGAGCAAACTGCTGCCCACACTACACCCTTTGCAGTGGAACTGCAACAGCAACTGGCAGAGGCTGTAAATGCTGGTAGTGAGTTCGGGGTGATGGAAGTAAGTTCTCACGCTTTGGCTCAAGGTAGAGTGCTGGGCTGTCAATTTGAGGTAGCGGTATTTAGTAATCTGACTCAAGACCATCTCGACTATCACCGCGATATGGAAGATTACTTTGCCGCTAAAGCGTTGTTGTTTAGCCCTGATTATCTCAAGGGACGGGCAATAATTAATGCTGATGACTCTTACGGAAAGCGGTTAATTGCCTCCTTAGATTCCGAACGGGTTTGGAGTTATAGCGTCAACGACAATAGCGCTGATTTATGGATGAGTGATTTAAGTTACGAGCCGAATGGTGTCAGTGGGATATTACATACACCAAAAGGTGACGTAGCTTTTCGATCGCCACTAGTCGGACAATATAATTTAGAAAATCTTTTAGCAGCCGTAGGAGCAGCTTTACACTTAGGGCTAGATTTGCAGTTAGTGGCATCTGTAATACCTGAGTTTCCCGGAGTTCCCGGACGAATGGAACGGGTACAGATTAATTCTGACCAGGATATTAGCGTGATTGTGGATTATGCCCACACACCCGATAGCTTGGAAAACTTGCTGAAAGCTGCACGTCCATTTATACCTGGGAAGGTAATTTGCGTGTTTGGTTGTGGCGGCGATCGCGATCGCACTAAGCGCCCAATTATGGGTAGAATTGCTGCTGAATTAGCTGATGTGGCAGTGGTGACATCAGATAATCCTCGCACAGAAAACCCAGAACGGATTTTAGAAGACGTTTTGGCGGGAATTGCCCAAACAGTAAAACCAATGGTAATTTGCGATCGGGCTACTGCAATTCGTACTGCTATTTTACAAGCACAACCAGGTGATGGAGTGCTGCTTGCTGGTAAAGGTCACGAAGACTACCAAATTCTCGGCACCGAAAAAATCCATTTTGACGACCGAGAACACGCACGCGACGCTTTACAGCAAAGACTTAATAGCCAAGCTTAA